In Lacrimispora indolis DSM 755, a genomic segment contains:
- a CDS encoding phage tail protein: protein MKGIASGGKTASDSLNSTASAGQASMVSLKDSVLWGMNTVKKTLISTIVNIPNIVRSGFSKLPVIAGAALKGMAAAGKAAFASLGKLAKRASGQMLNLAKSVMKSVGQIARSLLGLRKNTQKTGKSFNLLGMLFRTLVFSVFYRAINGITSAVKEGIDNLARYSDKTNQTISELKSSLTTLKNSFAAAFAPIIEFVTPALTRLISKMVELNNWISQILSALAGKDTFVKAVQVQEDYAASLDATKKATREAAKETKKATFAFDTLIQAQGKNTDKEEYTGPSPDQMFKTVEVAENVQKAADKIRELFNSEDFSGIGELLGQKINAAIARISSLIDWNNVGDKITQIVSRFVSLFNSMVSTVNWDSLGRMVGKGINTIVNTLYLLLNGIDWVKLGEALAKGLNGLIYEVDWKKFGATIGSFIQANIDLLYGFVTTADWPAIGKAMADGIMGLINRIDWARFGETLGKTISGIISSIHNFIQTIDWTGLGQKISTTLNNFFANIDWADMGQTLSDFALGLLETLRTALKETDWEAIGQDLGEFLVNVDWWSVFTSVVDVVARIALAVVKAAWAMLKVVGKALWDGITEGIAEFSENPGEWIKKHIVEPFIKWIKDLFGIHSPSTVMAAIGRYLIEGLIQGLENSMSNLVRPLTNLSEKIKNGFQSAFDGVKNIAANAINSIIDILNKLKFDVPDWVPEIGGKSFGFNIKHVAFSGSGFSSSGYPASAYAAYTSYMPRLATGTVVPPKAGEFAAILGDNNRDYEVVSPLGTIKQAVLEAIKEAGGIGNGTAKADLIIDGTKFGQLVYKYNNKETERVGVRMVTNGG, encoded by the coding sequence TTGAAAGGAATTGCCAGTGGAGGGAAAACGGCTTCTGATTCACTAAATTCAACAGCTTCTGCCGGTCAGGCCTCAATGGTAAGCCTGAAAGATTCTGTTTTATGGGGAATGAACACAGTAAAAAAAACTTTGATTTCTACGATTGTTAATATTCCCAATATTGTACGATCTGGATTTAGTAAGCTTCCTGTTATTGCGGGAGCTGCATTGAAAGGTATGGCAGCAGCAGGAAAGGCGGCTTTTGCTTCTCTTGGTAAGTTGGCGAAGAGGGCATCAGGACAGATGTTAAACCTTGCTAAAAGTGTAATGAAGTCAGTCGGGCAAATTGCAAGATCTTTGTTAGGTCTTAGAAAGAATACACAGAAGACAGGGAAAAGCTTTAACTTACTGGGTATGCTTTTTCGTACACTTGTATTTAGTGTGTTTTACCGGGCAATTAATGGAATCACGTCTGCGGTAAAAGAGGGAATTGATAATCTCGCCCGATATTCCGATAAGACCAACCAGACAATTTCTGAATTGAAATCATCATTAACAACACTAAAGAACAGCTTTGCGGCAGCATTTGCGCCCATCATAGAATTTGTGACACCGGCATTAACAAGGCTAATATCCAAAATGGTGGAGCTAAACAACTGGATTTCGCAAATACTGTCAGCTCTGGCCGGGAAAGATACTTTTGTAAAGGCGGTACAGGTACAAGAAGATTATGCAGCAAGTCTTGATGCAACAAAAAAAGCTACAAGGGAAGCTGCAAAGGAAACCAAAAAGGCCACATTTGCATTTGATACCTTGATACAGGCACAGGGCAAGAATACTGACAAAGAAGAATACACCGGACCGTCACCGGATCAGATGTTTAAAACAGTGGAAGTTGCGGAGAATGTACAGAAGGCCGCAGACAAAATACGAGAATTGTTCAACAGTGAGGATTTCTCCGGTATTGGGGAATTATTGGGGCAAAAAATCAATGCAGCAATAGCCCGTATCAGTTCATTGATTGACTGGAATAATGTGGGGGATAAAATTACTCAAATCGTATCAAGGTTTGTAAGCCTGTTCAACTCCATGGTATCAACCGTTAATTGGGACTCCCTGGGAAGAATGGTGGGTAAGGGCATTAATACGATTGTAAACACCTTATATCTTCTGTTAAATGGGATTGATTGGGTGAAGTTAGGGGAAGCATTAGCAAAAGGCCTAAATGGGCTTATTTATGAGGTGGATTGGAAAAAATTTGGCGCTACAATCGGGAGTTTTATCCAGGCAAACATAGACCTGTTATATGGTTTTGTGACAACTGCAGACTGGCCGGCTATTGGGAAAGCTATGGCTGATGGCATAATGGGGCTGATAAACAGGATTGATTGGGCAAGGTTTGGAGAAACGCTGGGAAAGACCATATCAGGAATTATAAGCAGCATACATAATTTTATTCAAACAATAGACTGGACAGGGTTAGGACAGAAAATTTCCACTACTCTAAACAATTTCTTTGCAAATATTGATTGGGCAGATATGGGTCAGACTTTGAGTGATTTTGCATTGGGCCTCCTTGAAACTCTGCGTACAGCATTAAAAGAAACTGACTGGGAAGCTATAGGCCAGGACTTAGGAGAATTCCTTGTAAACGTTGACTGGTGGAGCGTTTTCACAAGTGTTGTTGATGTAGTTGCCCGGATAGCTTTAGCAGTGGTAAAGGCCGCATGGGCAATGCTGAAAGTGGTGGGAAAGGCCCTATGGGATGGCATTACAGAAGGAATTGCAGAGTTTTCAGAAAACCCGGGAGAATGGATCAAGAAACATATTGTTGAACCATTCATAAAATGGATCAAGGATTTATTCGGAATTCATTCCCCGTCTACGGTTATGGCTGCAATCGGCAGATATTTAATTGAGGGATTAATACAAGGGCTTGAGAATTCAATGAGTAATCTTGTTCGGCCACTGACAAATCTATCTGAAAAGATTAAAAATGGCTTTCAGAGTGCGTTTGACGGTGTGAAGAATATTGCGGCGAATGCAATAAACTCTATAATTGATATTCTGAATAAATTAAAGTTTGATGTGCCTGACTGGGTTCCTGAAATCGGCGGGAAATCTTTTGGATTTAATATAAAGCATGTGGCTTTCTCTGGAAGTGGCTTTTCTTCCTCTGGTTATCCGGCATCTGCCTACGCTGCATATACCTCCTATATGCCCCGGCTTGCGACCGGCACAGTGGTGCCCCCGAAGGCCGGAGAGTTCGCGGCAATTCTGGGAGACAACAACCGGGATTATGAGGTTGTGTCACCGTTGGGGACGATTAAGCAAGCAGTATTAGAAGCCATTAAGGAAGCGGGCGGAATTGGCAACGGTACCGCAAAGGCAGACTTGATCATTGATGGCACAAAGTTCGGCCAGTTAGTTTATAAGTACAACAACAAAGAAACTGAGCGCGTAGGCGTTAGAATGGTAACGAATGGTGGGTAA
- a CDS encoding replicative DNA helicase — MSRLAERSIIGALLMDINSINTVYDELRPEMFREELYQKVYIEIVRMYDTGERINLVSLSQRLQGYGYPENIILDGLRECINSTMTTTEIRSYADVLTSNYKAAQLLAILNSVKVLPVDIENQIGLLMNDLEALKSSEHTKLRSMVQIVAEHERSHFAEHESNGINLGFPRLDDMLVELEKGDITVIGARPAVGKSAFVTQIIRSLSTSGKRGAFYNLEMSDKQIYERMLSSETGIGLKRIRKAQAYIGDEQPKVSAANSKISQYQVMVRSGSVKPTDIRNECRHLDLDYIVIDYLQLMKSDTWYSNRASEVGAVSKAIKSLAMELQVHIILLSQLNRVSEGRDTKEPSMAEIRESGDVEQDASAIILLWNTDPDDISQKGIKVEKNRQGELGKIPFGFDGATMQFVEREGTIIMQQEGFKRTKKTPFDD; from the coding sequence ATGAGCAGATTAGCAGAACGATCAATTATAGGTGCGCTGCTGATGGATATCAACTCAATTAACACCGTTTATGATGAACTCAGGCCGGAGATGTTCCGGGAGGAACTATACCAAAAAGTTTATATTGAAATTGTCAGGATGTATGATACTGGTGAACGAATTAATCTTGTAAGTCTGTCTCAGAGGCTACAAGGATATGGATATCCTGAAAACATTATCCTTGATGGACTGAGAGAGTGTATCAACTCAACAATGACCACAACAGAGATAAGGAGTTATGCGGATGTACTGACCAGTAATTACAAGGCTGCACAGTTATTGGCTATATTAAACTCTGTTAAAGTATTGCCAGTTGATATTGAAAACCAAATTGGATTATTAATGAATGACCTTGAAGCCCTGAAAAGTTCAGAACATACAAAGCTACGGAGCATGGTGCAGATTGTAGCAGAACATGAGAGGAGCCACTTTGCAGAGCATGAATCAAATGGTATCAACCTTGGATTCCCCCGGCTAGATGATATGCTTGTGGAACTGGAAAAGGGGGACATAACGGTTATAGGTGCGCGTCCGGCAGTTGGAAAGTCAGCGTTTGTGACGCAGATTATCCGGAGCCTGTCAACCAGCGGCAAGCGTGGAGCATTTTATAACTTGGAAATGTCCGACAAGCAGATTTATGAGAGGATGCTATCGTCAGAAACCGGTATCGGGCTAAAGCGGATACGAAAAGCGCAGGCTTATATAGGTGATGAACAGCCCAAGGTGTCCGCGGCCAACAGCAAGATTAGTCAGTATCAGGTGATGGTTCGCAGCGGCTCGGTGAAGCCAACCGACATCAGGAATGAATGCCGACATCTGGATTTGGATTACATAGTTATTGATTACCTGCAATTGATGAAATCTGATACGTGGTATAGTAATCGGGCAAGCGAAGTCGGTGCCGTATCTAAAGCGATTAAATCACTTGCGATGGAATTACAGGTACATATAATCTTATTATCCCAGCTAAACCGGGTAAGTGAAGGCAGGGATACCAAAGAACCGTCAATGGCAGAAATTCGCGAATCCGGGGACGTGGAGCAGGACGCAAGTGCTATAATTCTGCTATGGAATACTGATCCGGATGATATCAGTCAAAAGGGAATCAAGGTTGAGAAGAACCGGCAGGGCGAACTTGGCAAAATACCTTTCGGATTCGATGGGGCTACAATGCAGTTTGTTGAGAGAGAAGGTACCATAATAATGCAACAGGAAGGCTTTAAAAGGACTAAAAAGACACCATTTGATGATTAG
- a CDS encoding Kiwa anti-phage protein KwaB-like domain-containing protein, which produces MNLHRVSELLIKNDLTQALYFVRKKKEGYISYSPEVDPTIFGTLREYIRSYIEDFQEYEQVEFNPTGYRDGTIETCNIDYVGNFEEVIGSLDIGNVEDAEEEADNFSFYCLSLEDNEGNSIKLFRRVTKFKRLYSKGLIAAFHGNMLNRIDSKMLGLDGQIDIIVFEDEIAILSHVALERIFRLNEQFVNKAQTAIDRIRCADKIINMDLFEEDCMNDMRIQKVLTKMLKEENDLENCFDNFSNVVETIELFELQVEIQAVPREGIIYEHKGQLMDIIRLARDSYYMSLIKEKPGIDNKI; this is translated from the coding sequence ATGAATTTGCATCGCGTTAGTGAACTGTTGATTAAAAATGATTTGACTCAGGCGCTATATTTTGTAAGGAAAAAGAAAGAGGGATATATTTCTTATTCACCGGAAGTTGATCCTACTATATTCGGAACGTTGCGTGAATACATAAGAAGTTATATTGAAGATTTTCAAGAATATGAGCAGGTAGAATTTAATCCAACGGGGTATAGGGATGGAACAATCGAGACTTGCAATATTGACTATGTTGGGAATTTCGAAGAAGTTATAGGAAGTCTTGATATTGGTAACGTGGAAGACGCAGAAGAAGAAGCAGACAATTTTTCCTTTTATTGCTTGAGTCTTGAAGATAATGAGGGTAATAGCATCAAATTGTTTAGACGCGTTACAAAGTTTAAGCGCCTTTACTCTAAAGGACTGATAGCTGCATTCCATGGAAATATGCTGAATCGAATCGATAGTAAAATGTTGGGGCTCGATGGGCAAATAGATATTATCGTATTTGAAGATGAGATTGCAATTTTAAGTCATGTGGCTTTGGAAAGAATATTTCGTTTAAATGAGCAATTTGTTAATAAAGCGCAAACTGCAATTGACCGCATTCGTTGTGCCGATAAAATTATAAATATGGATCTATTTGAAGAAGATTGTATGAATGACATGAGAATCCAAAAGGTTTTGACAAAAATGCTTAAGGAGGAAAATGACTTGGAAAATTGTTTTGACAATTTTAGTAACGTTGTTGAAACTATAGAGTTGTTTGAGTTACAAGTAGAAATACAAGCAGTTCCAAGAGAAGGCATAATTTATGAACACAAAGGGCAATTAATGGATATAATAAGATTAGCTAGAGATTCTTATTATATGAGCTTAATAAAAGAAAAACCAGGAATTGATAATAAAATTTAG
- a CDS encoding helix-turn-helix domain-containing protein yields the protein MVEPYKPLYTVREAAELLMVNKDFVNREITQGRLPSLNLGRRKIRGSDLEKYIENYPADNLVIKEGEMK from the coding sequence ATGGTAGAGCCATATAAACCGCTGTACACAGTTCGGGAGGCTGCAGAACTCCTCATGGTAAACAAAGATTTTGTAAACAGGGAAATTACCCAAGGGCGGCTTCCATCTTTAAATTTGGGTCGTAGAAAGATTCGTGGAAGTGACCTGGAAAAATACATAGAAAACTACCCGGCAGACAATCTGGTAATAAAGGAGGGCGAGATGAAATGA
- a CDS encoding DUF6462 family protein has translation MDTEELRAYTNLGRNNAMKLGEEIGAKVKVGKRVLWDRVKIDQYINELTGA, from the coding sequence ATGGATACGGAAGAGTTACGAGCCTACACAAACCTCGGGCGTAATAATGCTATGAAGTTGGGTGAAGAGATTGGGGCCAAGGTGAAAGTTGGAAAACGCGTTCTTTGGGACCGGGTAAAAATTGATCAGTACATCAATGAATTAACGGGGGCATGA
- a CDS encoding ORF6N domain-containing protein — protein MNELTVTGKQNFMGINIPVVLGGFGKDKKCLSDKTVAEIHGQPNYKIRERISDNIKRFKESVDYIDLKKGIREADTLEILLSLGYAKQSITQADHIYMLSERGYAKLIKIMDSDLAWEIHDRLIDEYFELREEKKQAKARAERLASVNNAVKIFTAMLEKAVMARGNDSLGHRRKIS, from the coding sequence ATGAACGAATTAACTGTAACAGGAAAACAGAATTTTATGGGAATTAACATCCCGGTAGTGCTTGGAGGATTTGGTAAGGACAAGAAGTGCTTGTCTGATAAGACCGTTGCAGAGATTCACGGCCAGCCAAATTATAAAATTAGAGAACGCATATCAGATAACATTAAGCGTTTTAAAGAATCAGTTGATTACATTGACTTAAAAAAAGGTATCCGTGAGGCGGATACGTTAGAAATCCTCTTAAGCTTGGGTTATGCAAAGCAGTCTATCACTCAGGCCGATCACATTTATATGTTATCAGAACGTGGCTACGCGAAACTGATTAAGATAATGGATTCCGACCTTGCATGGGAGATTCACGACAGATTAATTGATGAATACTTTGAACTCAGAGAAGAAAAGAAGCAGGCAAAGGCCCGCGCCGAACGCCTCGCCAGTGTCAACAACGCGGTAAAGATTTTCACTGCAATGTTGGAAAAGGCAGTAATGGCACGAGGTAACGATTCGTTAGGTCATCGAAGGAAGATATCCTAA
- a CDS encoding helix-turn-helix transcriptional regulator, producing MDNNDQNSYIRRIQGERIKECMRDRNIKSNELAEELNYTPQHISYVINGKRRLTKDMAISIADYLNKTSPTKTQLIEMPYRELSAEDKEEYADDVENGFVAIGYDDFDDIDYRYLLCETDCKTKFEHFETPPQKDIDTLLKNGIKAILHHCGYDLDIKLCPDITRFKNIKSNPSCPSFVEVLQKTLLVEEHSSQIIRLSDGKTIDLLPAELYQLFQDYIKAILSITEREIERKVWYDQLKSTK from the coding sequence ATGGACAATAATGATCAAAACTCATATATTCGTAGAATTCAGGGCGAAAGAATTAAAGAATGCATGAGGGACCGTAATATAAAAAGCAATGAACTTGCCGAAGAATTAAACTATACACCGCAACATATAAGTTATGTTATCAATGGAAAAAGGCGTCTGACCAAAGATATGGCAATATCTATTGCAGATTATTTAAACAAAACATCTCCAACTAAAACGCAGTTAATAGAAATGCCTTACCGTGAACTTTCTGCAGAAGATAAGGAAGAATATGCCGATGATGTTGAAAATGGCTTTGTGGCCATTGGTTATGATGATTTTGATGATATTGATTATAGATATTTATTATGTGAAACAGATTGCAAGACTAAATTTGAGCACTTCGAAACACCTCCGCAAAAAGATATAGATACTCTATTAAAAAATGGAATCAAGGCCATTCTACACCATTGTGGCTATGACTTAGATATTAAATTATGTCCTGATATCACACGTTTTAAAAACATAAAAAGTAATCCATCTTGTCCATCTTTTGTCGAGGTGCTGCAGAAGACACTATTAGTAGAAGAGCACTCTAGCCAAATAATCCGCTTATCGGATGGCAAAACCATAGATTTACTACCAGCCGAATTATATCAATTATTTCAGGATTATATAAAAGCCATCCTTAGTATAACTGAAAGAGAAATAGAACGTAAAGTATGGTATGATCAGCTCAAATCCACAAAGTAA
- a CDS encoding tyrosine-type recombinase/integrase produces the protein MAVDKNGKPLPKGITLRSDGRYMARFQYDGERYTIYDINMKDLLEKMENMKYELKHGIFCKPKDITVSAWFETWLEQYKNNTSKASTIQTYKQTYSSYIGPVLGKRKVTDIQPQALQKIINDLYKKGFSKSRVNFAFVILSGMFNQAQKNKLIISNPADALVFPKYRKKNQNEKRVMSLEEQHTFLKYAKGSVYYNFYVMALSTGMRVNEITGLQWSDIDWKNKLIHVTGTLVYLREGSGRYKDSPKTESSRRDIPMLNNIEELLKNIRHRQLENRLKLGEKWKEEDNLKNMVLTYEDGGAFWDTGIRVDMKKIANKIKKDGMEFDPITPHTLRHTFATRGLEQGIPLKVMQVILGHSSLAMTADLYSHVLPDTKAEEMKKIEKIL, from the coding sequence ATGGCAGTAGATAAGAACGGGAAGCCGTTACCGAAAGGGATTACCCTGCGTTCTGACGGGAGATACATGGCCCGCTTTCAGTATGATGGGGAGAGGTATACCATATATGATATAAATATGAAAGACTTGCTGGAGAAAATGGAAAACATGAAATATGAGTTAAAGCATGGTATTTTCTGCAAGCCTAAAGATATTACGGTTTCTGCCTGGTTTGAAACATGGTTGGAACAATATAAGAACAATACAAGCAAAGCCTCAACGATACAGACGTATAAACAGACATATTCAAGCTACATTGGGCCGGTTTTAGGAAAAAGGAAAGTGACGGACATACAGCCCCAGGCCTTACAGAAAATCATTAATGACCTTTACAAGAAAGGGTTTTCTAAGTCACGTGTTAATTTTGCATTTGTTATTTTATCGGGAATGTTCAATCAGGCACAAAAAAATAAGCTGATAATAAGTAATCCGGCTGACGCTTTGGTTTTTCCTAAATACAGGAAAAAGAACCAGAATGAAAAGAGAGTAATGTCACTGGAAGAGCAGCATACTTTTTTGAAATATGCAAAAGGGTCTGTATACTATAATTTCTATGTAATGGCTTTATCAACGGGCATGCGTGTCAATGAGATAACGGGCTTGCAATGGTCTGATATTGATTGGAAGAATAAACTGATCCATGTAACAGGGACCCTGGTATATCTTCGTGAGGGATCAGGCCGGTACAAGGATAGCCCGAAGACAGAGAGCAGCCGGAGAGATATACCAATGCTTAATAATATAGAAGAACTTCTGAAAAATATCAGGCATAGGCAGCTTGAAAACCGGTTAAAACTGGGCGAAAAATGGAAAGAAGAAGATAACCTAAAAAATATGGTCTTAACTTATGAAGATGGTGGAGCATTTTGGGATACTGGGATCCGGGTAGACATGAAAAAAATCGCCAATAAGATCAAGAAAGATGGTATGGAATTTGATCCGATAACTCCACATACCTTACGCCATACATTTGCCACAAGAGGCCTGGAACAGGGAATTCCGTTAAAGGTCATGCAGGTGATCTTAGGCCATAGCAGCCTTGCCATGACTGCAGATTTATATTCGCATGTACTGCCAGATACGAAAGCCGAGGAAATGAAAAAGATCGAAAAAATACTGTAA
- a CDS encoding pyridoxamine 5'-phosphate oxidase family protein has product MNEEMIARAGEMIAKKTGGGNEGYCVLALIDKDGYPTASTISASKADGINWITFCTGLESNKSDRIRKCNLASVCFNAIDHNITLVGTIEILTDPDVKKEMWYEGLEDNFTGPEDPDYCVLRFKTSRYNLFVDWKEAKGSL; this is encoded by the coding sequence ATGAATGAAGAAATGATTGCTAGAGCCGGAGAAATGATTGCTAAAAAGACCGGTGGAGGAAATGAGGGGTATTGCGTATTGGCATTGATAGACAAAGATGGATATCCAACTGCCTCCACCATATCCGCATCAAAGGCAGACGGTATCAACTGGATTACATTCTGCACCGGGCTTGAAAGCAATAAGTCTGATCGCATTAGAAAATGCAACTTGGCAAGTGTTTGTTTTAATGCAATAGACCACAATATCACACTGGTGGGTACAATAGAGATATTAACGGACCCGGATGTAAAGAAAGAGATGTGGTACGAGGGTCTTGAAGATAATTTCACCGGACCGGAAGACCCAGACTACTGCGTTTTGCGTTTTAAGACAAGTCGCTACAATCTGTTTGTTGATTGGAAAGAGGCAAAAGGTTCTTTATAA
- a CDS encoding DNA gyrase/topoisomerase IV subunit B: protein MAKAQYNADSITVLEGLEAVRKRPGMYIGSVGTKGLNHLIYEIVDNAVDEHLAGYCDQIWVTLEADGSCTVKDAGRGIPVEMHTKGVSAERVVLSTLHAGGKFDNDAYKTSGGLHGVGSSVVNALSAHMKIKVYKNGLIHYDEYERGIPTVELVDGLLPTLGKTKETGTEINFLPDGEIFEKTRFKADWLKSRLHETAYLNPALRIIYMNKRQGEEETIVYHEPDGIIAYVRELNTGKEAVHDPIYFKGTMDKVEIEVALQFVDTFEENILGFCNNIFTQEGGTHLAGFKTRFTQMINTYARELGVLKEKDTNFTGADTRNGLTAVVAVKHPDPIFEGQTKTKLASADATKAVFTVTGDELQRYFDRNLEVLKAVISCAEKSAKIRKAEEKAKTNMLSKSRFSFDSNGKLANCESREAEKCEIFIVEGDSAGGSAKTARNRQYQAILPIRGKILNVEKASMDKVLANAEIKTMINAFGCGFSEGYGNDFDISKLRYHKIILMTDADVDGSHIDTLLLTFLYRFMPELIYDGHVFIAMPPLFKVIPKRGQEQYLYDEKELERYRRTHTGEFTLQRYKGLGEMDAEQLWETTLDPERRVLKQVEIEDARMASEITEMLMGSDVLPRRLFIYEHADEAEIDA from the coding sequence ATGGCAAAAGCACAGTATAATGCGGACAGTATTACCGTACTGGAAGGTCTTGAAGCGGTGCGGAAACGTCCGGGCATGTATATAGGCAGCGTTGGGACAAAGGGATTGAATCATTTGATATATGAGATTGTAGACAATGCGGTGGACGAGCATCTGGCCGGTTACTGCGATCAGATATGGGTGACCCTGGAAGCAGACGGGTCCTGCACCGTTAAGGATGCAGGCCGGGGAATTCCGGTGGAAATGCACACCAAAGGCGTATCGGCAGAGCGTGTGGTTTTGTCTACGCTTCATGCAGGCGGCAAATTTGATAACGATGCCTACAAAACCAGCGGCGGTCTTCACGGAGTGGGCTCTTCCGTGGTAAATGCCCTGTCCGCCCACATGAAAATCAAAGTATATAAAAATGGTCTGATTCATTATGATGAGTATGAGCGGGGCATACCAACGGTCGAACTGGTGGATGGCCTGCTTCCCACGTTAGGAAAAACAAAGGAAACGGGAACAGAGATCAATTTCCTGCCGGATGGGGAGATCTTTGAGAAAACGCGTTTTAAGGCGGACTGGCTGAAAAGCCGTCTTCATGAAACCGCCTATTTAAATCCGGCCCTGAGAATCATCTATATGAACAAACGGCAGGGCGAAGAGGAGACCATCGTCTATCATGAACCGGATGGGATCATCGCCTATGTAAGGGAATTAAATACCGGAAAAGAAGCAGTCCATGATCCGATATATTTTAAGGGAACAATGGACAAGGTGGAAATTGAAGTGGCTCTGCAGTTTGTGGACACCTTTGAAGAGAATATCCTGGGTTTCTGCAACAATATTTTCACCCAGGAAGGGGGAACCCACCTGGCAGGTTTTAAGACCCGTTTCACCCAGATGATTAACACCTATGCAAGAGAGCTTGGTGTTTTAAAGGAAAAAGATACCAACTTTACAGGAGCCGATACAAGAAACGGCCTGACAGCCGTTGTTGCGGTTAAGCATCCGGACCCGATTTTTGAAGGGCAGACAAAGACAAAGCTGGCCAGTGCGGATGCCACTAAAGCGGTATTCACCGTGACCGGCGACGAGCTGCAGCGGTATTTTGACCGTAATTTAGAGGTTTTAAAAGCAGTCATCAGCTGTGCGGAAAAGTCTGCAAAGATCCGGAAGGCAGAGGAAAAAGCCAAGACCAACATGCTTTCCAAATCCAGATTTTCCTTTGACAGCAACGGAAAGCTGGCAAACTGTGAAAGCCGGGAGGCAGAAAAATGCGAAATCTTTATCGTAGAGGGAGATTCCGCCGGAGGCTCCGCAAAAACTGCCCGGAACCGGCAGTATCAGGCCATTCTTCCCATACGGGGAAAGATTTTAAATGTGGAGAAGGCCTCTATGGATAAGGTTTTGGCAAATGCGGAGATCAAGACCATGATAAACGCCTTTGGCTGCGGATTTTCCGAAGGCTATGGCAATGATTTTGACATTTCAAAGCTGCGGTATCATAAGATCATCCTCATGACTGATGCGGATGTGGATGGAAGCCATATCGATACCCTTCTTCTCACTTTTTTATACCGCTTTATGCCGGAGCTGATTTATGACGGCCACGTGTTTATCGCCATGCCGCCGCTGTTTAAGGTCATTCCCAAGCGGGGGCAGGAACAGTACCTTTACGATGAAAAGGAGCTGGAGCGCTACCGCAGGACCCACACTGGGGAATTTACCTTACAGCGTTATAAGGGCCTTGGTGAAATGGATGCCGAACAGCTCTGGGAAACGACCCTTGACCCGGAACGGCGTGTGTTAAAGCAGGTGGAAATCGAGGACGCCCGCATGGCTTCGGAAATAACGGAAATGCTCATGGGCAGTGACGTGCTTCCAAGACGGCTGTTTATCTATGAACATGCGGATGAAGCTGAGATAGACGCATAA
- a CDS encoding sigma-70 family RNA polymerase sigma factor, protein MTNEELVIRIKAGIDPAENMLALYEQVKAFINSIAWKYHGREEIEDLEQEGYLALYDAIDGYAPDTGYKFLTYAKPWIIQRIQRYIENYSCCLRLPSHIQVLLRQYKQFHDSFMKEHDREPAEDETAYFMGLSIEQVREIHKNAATANMTSLNAPVKNLEEGEYTVGDVIPSGEDMEEDTLERIQQEQLSAVLWEMVDGLPGRQPEVIRKRYQDKMSMTAAGEEMRVGCSEVRKEELKALRELRKPHNANKLRPFLPENEVIYNMGISGTGFERFNQTWTSATERAALRFEGRYK, encoded by the coding sequence ATGACAAACGAGGAACTTGTAATCAGGATCAAGGCTGGTATTGATCCGGCGGAGAATATGCTTGCCCTATATGAGCAGGTAAAGGCCTTTATTAATTCTATTGCCTGGAAGTATCATGGACGGGAAGAAATTGAGGATTTAGAGCAAGAGGGCTATCTTGCCTTGTACGATGCCATTGACGGTTATGCCCCGGATACTGGCTATAAATTCCTCACCTATGCAAAGCCCTGGATCATTCAGCGCATACAGCGGTACATAGAAAATTACTCCTGCTGCCTGCGGCTTCCTTCCCATATACAGGTCCTATTAAGGCAATATAAGCAGTTTCATGATTCTTTCATGAAAGAACATGACCGGGAGCCTGCAGAGGACGAAACAGCCTATTTCATGGGATTAAGCATAGAACAAGTAAGGGAAATACATAAAAACGCCGCTACGGCAAATATGACAAGCCTGAACGCACCTGTAAAGAACCTGGAAGAGGGAGAATACACGGTAGGAGATGTTATCCCCTCCGGTGAGGACATGGAAGAGGATACGCTTGAACGCATTCAGCAGGAGCAGCTTAGTGCGGTGCTTTGGGAAATGGTGGATGGCTTGCCGGGCAGACAGCCGGAGGTTATACGGAAACGCTATCAGGACAAAATGAGTATGACGGCGGCAGGGGAAGAAATGCGGGTTGGGTGCAGTGAGGTTCGGAAAGAAGAGCTTAAAGCATTGCGAGAATTACGGAAGCCGCATAATGCCAATAAACTACGGCCATTTCTGCCGGAGAATGAGGTGATCTACAACATGGGAATAAGTGGAACCGGATTTGAAAGATTTAATCAGACATGGACCAGTGCAACGGAAAGAGCAGCCCTCAGATTTGAGGGGCGATACAAATAA